One genomic region from Desulfobaccales bacterium encodes:
- the fabZ gene encoding 3-hydroxyacyl-ACP dehydratase FabZ, with the protein MTAPQTLSIDEIQRLLPHRYPFLLVDRIISLELGKRVVGVKNVSANEPFFQGHFPGRPIMPGVLIAEAMAQVGGILALLSVPEHQGNSSLFLLGLDKMRFRQPVIPGDQLRIEVESLRGGKKFWKMKAQAFVEQTLVAEGELMAAVGQGEG; encoded by the coding sequence ATGACCGCGCCTCAGACCCTATCCATAGATGAAATTCAACGGCTTCTCCCTCATCGCTACCCCTTTCTGCTGGTGGACCGCATCATCAGCCTGGAGTTGGGCAAACGCGTGGTGGGGGTGAAAAATGTCAGTGCCAACGAGCCCTTTTTTCAGGGGCATTTCCCCGGCCGCCCCATCATGCCTGGCGTTCTCATTGCGGAGGCCATGGCCCAGGTGGGGGGCATCCTGGCCCTCCTGTCCGTCCCGGAACACCAGGGTAATTCCTCCCTTTTTCTCCTGGGCCTGGACAAGATGCGCTTTCGCCAGCCGGTGATTCCGGGAGACCAATTACGCATCGAGGTGGAATCCCTGCGCGGCGGCAAGAAGTTTTGGAAGATGAAGGCCCAGGCCTTTGTGGAACAGACCCTGGTGGCCGAAGGGGAACTCATGGCCGCAGTGGGTCAAGGGGAGGGATGA
- the lpxD gene encoding UDP-3-O-(3-hydroxymyristoyl)glucosamine N-acyltransferase, whose protein sequence is MTRTLGELAVFLGGELHGPADLVIEGIAPIDQATDREITFIAQKRFTRLVDQSRAAAFIVSREYAELPRPLIIVPHPYLAYARVAALFAPPLRRWPGVSDLAYLGEGVKLGQEVSIAPLAFIGAGAELGDRVIIMPGCVIGEEVKIDVDTLVYPNVTIRERCTVGARCIIHSGTVIGSDGFGFVPSDAGHVKIPQLGTVIIADDVEIGANCTIDRGALGATRVGQGVKMDNLVHLAHNVQVGDYSLLVAQVGISGSTKLGKGVVLAGQVGVAGHLEVGDGVQVGAQSGVHHSIPAGQIVSGSPTRPQREWLQQMGHIPKLPDIYRRLKQLEQRVIELAAQLKQEPES, encoded by the coding sequence ATGACACGCACTCTGGGCGAACTGGCGGTCTTCCTGGGAGGAGAACTCCACGGACCGGCCGATCTTGTCATTGAGGGCATTGCCCCCATAGATCAGGCCACTGACCGGGAGATTACCTTCATCGCCCAGAAGCGCTTCACCCGCCTGGTGGATCAGAGCCGGGCCGCGGCCTTCATCGTCTCCCGGGAATATGCCGAGCTACCGCGGCCCCTGATCATCGTGCCCCATCCTTATCTGGCCTATGCCAGGGTAGCGGCCCTCTTTGCGCCTCCCTTGCGGCGTTGGCCCGGGGTCAGCGATCTGGCCTATCTGGGAGAGGGAGTCAAACTGGGCCAGGAAGTCTCCATCGCGCCCCTGGCCTTTATCGGGGCTGGCGCCGAATTGGGCGACCGGGTCATCATCATGCCTGGCTGCGTCATCGGCGAAGAAGTCAAAATCGACGTCGACACCCTGGTCTATCCCAACGTCACCATAAGGGAGCGGTGTACAGTGGGCGCGCGGTGCATCATTCACAGCGGCACGGTGATCGGCTCCGACGGCTTCGGGTTTGTGCCGTCAGACGCGGGCCACGTGAAGATTCCCCAACTGGGCACCGTTATCATCGCAGACGACGTGGAGATCGGGGCCAATTGTACCATTGACCGGGGAGCCCTGGGTGCCACCCGTGTGGGGCAAGGTGTCAAGATGGACAACCTGGTGCACCTGGCCCACAACGTCCAGGTGGGAGACTATTCCCTACTGGTGGCCCAGGTGGGGATATCCGGGTCCACCAAATTGGGAAAGGGTGTAGTCTTGGCGGGACAGGTGGGTGTGGCCGGCCACCTTGAAGTGGGAGATGGGGTCCAGGTGGGCGCCCAATCCGGGGTGCACCACTCCATCCCTGCAGGCCAGATAGTCTCCGGCTCCCCGACGCGGCCGCAACGGGAATGGCTCCAGCAAATGGGGCATATCCCAAAATTGCCGGACATTTACCGGAGGCTTAAGCAACTGGAACAGCGCGTCATAGAACTCGCAGCCCAACTGAAGCAGGAGCCGGAATCATGA
- a CDS encoding OmpH family outer membrane protein: MSKVGVGLLITAALILTPLCAAHAEFKVGVVDGMDVVSKSADGKRVQDSIKRKSEELGKPFAQRRQELAKQVEEFQKQAGMMKEDARKKKGEELEKKMQEFQRQGADAEKQLSQYQEEQLKPLFQKLETAVKGVAAAEKLDLVLDKRNSGLLYMDPKLDITDKVRSKF; encoded by the coding sequence ATGTCTAAAGTGGGTGTGGGGCTTTTGATAACTGCGGCTTTGATTTTGACGCCGCTCTGCGCGGCGCACGCTGAATTCAAGGTTGGCGTGGTCGACGGTATGGATGTCGTCTCCAAATCCGCCGACGGGAAGCGGGTCCAGGACAGCATCAAACGTAAGTCCGAAGAATTAGGTAAGCCGTTTGCCCAGAGGCGTCAGGAGCTGGCAAAGCAAGTCGAAGAATTTCAGAAACAGGCGGGCATGATGAAAGAAGACGCCCGCAAGAAAAAGGGCGAAGAGCTGGAAAAGAAGATGCAGGAGTTTCAGCGTCAAGGCGCCGACGCTGAAAAACAACTGTCACAGTACCAGGAAGAGCAACTCAAGCCGTTGTTCCAAAAATTGGAAACCGCGGTGAAAGGCGTGGCCGCGGCGGAAAAGCTGGATCTCGTCCTGGACAAGCGCAATTCCGGGCTGCTGTATATGGATCCCAAGCTAGATATTACCGATAAGGTGCGCAGCAAATTCTAA
- the bamA gene encoding outer membrane protein assembly factor BamA yields the protein MARSLIAAFLLVVLALASSGPTLAQEQELVFKKVAVFPFIINSKEPLEHLGQKISQEIQDRLKTDGFTLIAPEALAKEISQLSEPLNDGSAQQIGRKLGADLVIWGTLIKVGDALSLDARLLDLTGKMPVTALKLQGTGLKSISGLSRQAAQELSLKILGKEKIAHIVIKGNRRIERDAILGTMQTREGETLSPAHVREDLKAIYKMGYFTDVRMDIGDTPEGRVLTVLVKEKPSIREIQVEGNRKIKKDKIIEVMALKPFSVASEGAIKEDINKVQQLYREKGYYEANISYNLVPAGEHEVNLVLNVNEGGKMAIKDIEFEGNKAFSSKELRKVMETKERGFYLVSLITGSGKLNKDTLERDLEKVSSFYYNHGYIKAKVGEPKVDIKGNWIYVTIPIQEGPEYHVGKIDLTGDLLEDKAKILDMLKTPKAPVYSREQLQEDLTILADFYADHGYANADIVPLIKENEQNLTVDVTFDIHQGQKVYFERIDIAGNIKTRDKVIRRELRVYEQELFSATSLKESIKNLRRLEYFEDVNFSTTPGSAPNHMNLKITVKERPTGTFGLGAGYSTQDRAVGMVTISQNNLFGRGQQVKVEGVIGTISHRIRASFVEPYLFDRPLSLGIDAFNWEREYSEYTRVSQGGVLRLSHPLKWKYTRLFWMYRFENVQLQDLVPNASETLQQAATIHNTSATSFIVRRDSRDSTFAPTRGSDNSASIEMAGLGGDTAFVRYIAETGWYFPLKWDCVGVLHGRAGGMNKLHWGAMPAYELFYLGGIDTIRGFKYAEISPRDPATNERIGGPRFLQLNTEFRFPLYKKMGLSGTVFVDAGNVYGPNEVGPFLRTTAGVGFRWFSPMGPLRVEWGYNLSKHPWERSSAWEFTMGGTF from the coding sequence GTGGCTCGAAGCCTGATTGCAGCATTCCTCCTGGTGGTATTGGCTCTGGCTTCCTCCGGACCAACCCTGGCCCAGGAGCAGGAATTGGTTTTCAAAAAGGTTGCTGTTTTCCCTTTTATTATCAACAGTAAAGAACCGCTGGAACACCTGGGGCAAAAGATCAGCCAGGAAATCCAGGACCGTTTGAAGACCGACGGCTTCACCCTCATTGCCCCGGAAGCCCTTGCCAAGGAAATCTCCCAACTGTCGGAACCCTTGAATGACGGTTCAGCCCAGCAGATCGGCCGGAAACTGGGGGCAGACCTCGTGATCTGGGGAACCTTGATCAAGGTGGGAGACGCCCTCTCTTTGGACGCCCGCCTCCTGGACCTGACCGGCAAGATGCCGGTCACTGCCTTAAAGCTGCAAGGGACAGGGCTCAAATCCATAAGCGGCCTTTCTCGTCAGGCGGCCCAGGAACTGAGCCTGAAGATTCTGGGTAAGGAGAAGATTGCCCACATTGTTATCAAGGGAAACCGCCGCATCGAACGGGACGCCATCCTGGGAACGATGCAGACCCGGGAAGGGGAAACCCTGTCTCCGGCCCACGTGCGCGAGGATTTGAAAGCCATCTACAAGATGGGTTATTTCACCGACGTCCGGATGGATATCGGTGATACCCCGGAAGGCCGGGTGCTCACCGTCCTGGTGAAGGAAAAGCCCTCCATCCGGGAGATCCAGGTGGAAGGCAACCGGAAGATCAAAAAAGATAAGATCATAGAGGTTATGGCCCTCAAACCCTTCTCGGTAGCCTCGGAAGGCGCTATCAAGGAAGACATCAACAAAGTCCAGCAGTTGTATCGGGAGAAGGGCTATTACGAAGCCAATATTTCCTATAACCTGGTGCCCGCGGGCGAACACGAAGTTAACCTGGTGCTCAATGTCAATGAAGGCGGCAAGATGGCCATCAAAGATATCGAATTCGAAGGCAACAAGGCCTTCAGCTCCAAGGAACTCCGGAAGGTGATGGAAACCAAAGAACGGGGCTTTTACCTCGTCTCGTTAATCACTGGGTCAGGTAAGCTGAATAAGGACACTTTGGAACGGGACCTGGAAAAAGTCTCCTCGTTTTATTATAACCATGGCTATATCAAGGCCAAAGTCGGGGAACCCAAAGTAGACATTAAGGGCAATTGGATTTATGTCACTATTCCCATTCAAGAGGGGCCTGAATACCATGTAGGTAAGATCGATTTAACCGGTGACCTCCTGGAAGACAAGGCCAAGATCCTGGATATGCTGAAGACTCCTAAAGCGCCGGTCTATAGCCGGGAGCAGTTGCAGGAAGATCTTACCATCCTGGCTGATTTCTACGCGGACCACGGCTATGCCAACGCCGACATCGTGCCCCTGATTAAGGAGAACGAACAAAATTTAACCGTGGATGTCACCTTCGACATCCATCAAGGCCAAAAGGTCTATTTCGAACGTATCGATATCGCCGGCAACATCAAGACCCGGGACAAAGTGATCCGGCGGGAACTGCGGGTCTACGAACAGGAACTCTTCAGCGCCACCAGTCTCAAAGAAAGCATCAAGAATCTGCGGCGCTTGGAATATTTTGAAGATGTGAATTTCTCCACCACTCCGGGGAGCGCTCCCAACCACATGAACCTGAAGATTACCGTCAAGGAGCGGCCTACTGGCACCTTCGGTCTTGGAGCGGGTTACAGTACCCAGGACCGCGCCGTGGGGATGGTGACGATCAGCCAAAACAACCTGTTCGGGCGAGGCCAGCAAGTCAAAGTTGAAGGGGTTATCGGTACGATTTCCCATCGGATTCGGGCCTCTTTTGTGGAGCCTTACCTTTTTGACCGGCCTTTGAGTCTGGGGATCGACGCCTTTAACTGGGAGCGGGAATACAGCGAATACACCCGGGTCAGTCAGGGTGGCGTTTTACGCCTGAGTCACCCCCTTAAATGGAAGTATACCCGCCTTTTCTGGATGTATCGGTTTGAGAACGTCCAATTACAGGACCTGGTGCCCAATGCCTCGGAGACCCTGCAGCAGGCTGCGACGATCCATAATACCAGCGCCACCTCATTCATAGTGCGGCGGGATTCCCGGGATTCCACGTTTGCCCCCACCCGAGGTTCGGATAACAGCGCCTCGATTGAGATGGCGGGGTTGGGAGGCGATACGGCCTTTGTGCGCTACATTGCTGAAACCGGCTGGTATTTTCCGCTTAAATGGGATTGTGTCGGCGTGCTCCATGGCCGGGCCGGCGGGATGAACAAGTTGCACTGGGGTGCAATGCCGGCTTACGAGCTGTTCTACTTGGGTGGTATTGACACCATCCGGGGCTTTAAATATGCTGAGATCAGCCCCCGTGACCCGGCCACCAATGAACGCATCGGTGGCCCGCGCTTCCTGCAACTTAACACTGAGTTCAGGTTTCCCCTGTACAAAAAGATGGGCCTCTCGGGGACGGTCTTTGTTGATGCTGGTAACGTCTACGGTCCCAATGAAGTTGGCCCCTTTTTACGGACAACTGCCGGAGTCGGTTTCCGCTGGTTCTCCCCAATGGGGCCACTGCGGGTGGAATGGGGTTATAATCTATCGAAACATCCCTGGGAACGTTCCAGTGCCTGGGAATTCACCATGGGCGGCACTTTCTAG
- a CDS encoding ABC transporter ATP-binding protein, whose amino-acid sequence MTKQANPQTPVKVEIRGLAKIFRHNGNQVEVLTRVDLDIRSGETLAVVGASGVGKSTLLHILGTLERPSAGTVLWEGQDVFALDDRSLAAFRNHKVGFVFQFHHLLAEFNALENVMMPALIARLPKAVAREQAEAILVRVGLKDRLTHRVSTLSGGEQQRVAVARALVLGPEVLLADEPTGNLDPKSGGRVQELILELNRERGLTSVIVTHNLEMARALDRQITLLEGKAVTLHGE is encoded by the coding sequence ATGACAAAGCAGGCAAACCCTCAGACTCCCGTGAAGGTGGAAATCCGCGGCCTGGCCAAAATCTTCCGCCACAATGGCAACCAGGTGGAGGTGCTCACCAGGGTAGACCTGGATATCCGCTCGGGTGAGACCCTGGCGGTGGTAGGGGCGTCGGGCGTAGGAAAATCGACGCTGCTACACATCCTGGGGACCCTGGAGCGCCCCAGCGCCGGAACCGTGCTATGGGAAGGCCAGGACGTCTTCGCCCTGGATGACCGTTCCCTGGCAGCCTTTCGTAATCACAAGGTCGGGTTCGTGTTTCAATTTCACCATCTACTGGCCGAATTCAATGCCCTGGAAAATGTGATGATGCCGGCGCTCATCGCGCGGCTGCCAAAAGCGGTGGCCCGTGAGCAGGCCGAGGCGATCCTGGTGCGGGTGGGGCTTAAGGACCGTTTGACCCACCGGGTCTCCACCCTGTCCGGCGGCGAACAACAGCGGGTGGCCGTGGCCCGGGCCCTGGTGCTGGGGCCGGAGGTGCTCCTGGCCGATGAACCCACCGGTAACCTGGACCCCAAAAGCGGAGGCCGGGTGCAGGAGCTCATCCTGGAACTGAACCGGGAACGCGGCCTCACTTCGGTCATCGTCACCCACAACTTGGAGATGGCCCGGGCCCTGGATCGGCAGATCACTTTGTTGGAAGGCAAAGCAGTAACTCTACATGGAGAATAA
- a CDS encoding lipoprotein-releasing ABC transporter permease subunit, whose product MGFFETFVALRLLRGVKRQKGFLPLSTFISVAGVMVGVMALIVVIGVMTGFDLDLKKKILSVNAHILVHKHGASLTDEEQVAAKIKDIPGVVSVDPFIYTQVMYSSPGNIAGGIVRGLDPATIRAGGPRALDVVQGKFADLAAGEPGEPPLAAIGNELARNLNLSVGDYLNVISPLGTLTPMGRLPRMKAFRIAAIFHSGMYEFDSSLVYTSIPALQEFLGLGRRVTGLEVEIKDIYAAAELAEVIQKKLGPPFYTRNWMYMNRSLFAALKLEKIAMFIILTLIILVAAFGISSTLFMMVMKKTRDIAILKSMGATRISIMKIFIFNGLIIGGLGTIGGLGLGLGLCAILKKYQFIKLPRDVYYISTLPVTVQVPDVLAIIAAAMAISFLATLYPSWQAARMDPVEAIRYE is encoded by the coding sequence TTGGGCTTTTTTGAAACCTTTGTAGCCTTGCGGCTACTTCGAGGAGTCAAGCGCCAGAAAGGTTTTCTGCCGCTATCCACCTTTATTTCCGTAGCCGGGGTGATGGTTGGGGTTATGGCCCTCATCGTGGTCATCGGGGTGATGACCGGCTTTGACCTTGACCTGAAGAAAAAGATCCTCAGCGTCAACGCCCACATCCTGGTGCATAAGCACGGCGCCAGTCTCACGGACGAGGAGCAGGTGGCCGCCAAGATCAAGGATATCCCCGGGGTGGTTTCGGTTGATCCGTTCATCTATACTCAGGTGATGTACTCTTCACCGGGGAACATTGCGGGGGGGATCGTCCGGGGTCTGGACCCGGCGACGATTCGGGCGGGCGGGCCCCGTGCCCTGGATGTGGTGCAGGGGAAATTCGCCGACCTGGCGGCGGGGGAGCCCGGAGAACCGCCTCTGGCCGCCATCGGCAACGAACTCGCCCGGAACCTCAACCTTTCGGTGGGAGACTACCTGAACGTCATCTCGCCGTTGGGCACTCTGACGCCCATGGGCAGGTTGCCCCGGATGAAGGCCTTTCGTATCGCCGCCATTTTTCATTCCGGCATGTACGAGTTCGACTCTTCCCTGGTCTACACCAGCATCCCGGCCCTGCAGGAATTTTTGGGGCTGGGTCGCCGGGTCACCGGCCTGGAAGTGGAAATCAAAGATATCTATGCTGCGGCGGAACTGGCGGAGGTCATTCAGAAAAAACTCGGGCCGCCTTTTTATACCCGCAACTGGATGTATATGAACCGCAGCCTGTTCGCTGCCTTGAAGCTCGAGAAGATCGCCATGTTTATCATCCTGACCTTGATCATCCTGGTGGCGGCCTTCGGCATCTCCTCGACCCTGTTCATGATGGTCATGAAAAAGACCCGGGACATCGCCATCCTCAAGTCCATGGGGGCCACGCGCATAAGCATCATGAAGATATTTATCTTCAACGGGCTGATCATCGGGGGCCTGGGCACTATCGGCGGTCTGGGACTGGGTCTGGGCCTCTGCGCCATCCTGAAAAAGTACCAATTCATCAAGCTGCCTCGGGATGTCTATTACATCTCCACCCTGCCGGTGACGGTCCAGGTGCCGGATGTGCTGGCCATAATCGCTGCCGCCATGGCTATCAGCTTCCTGGCCACCCTTTACCCCTCCTGGCAAGCGGCCCGGATGGACCCGGTGGAGGCGATCAGGTACGAGTGA
- a CDS encoding FtsX-like permease family protein, producing MGFFESFVALRLLKGVKRQKGFLSLSTFISMAGVMVGVMALIVVIGVMTGYTQEMEKKILGINAHIVLLKKGSLFTDYKQVVQKVEALPGVSAAHPFIYTQVMVSSGEGLSGGVLRGIDPDLLTAGGPKGLRLQAGHWKDLTADIPGESPVTAIGNEMAQTLNLKVGSYLNVISPLGSRTAAGRQPSMKSFRVGAIFHTGMYEFDSGLMFLSIPRVQEFLGLGNQITGLEVQVKDIYAVGQVARVIDEKLGAPFYTKDWQTMHGPLFAALKMQKITMFIILTLIIMVAAFGIASTLFMMVMKKTKDIAILKSMGATSRSIIEIFVLNGLFIGAVGTSLGVLSGLTLCEVLQKYQFIKIPKDIYYLDTLPVQIQAMDLLAIIIAALAITLIASLYPSWQAARLNPVEGIRYE from the coding sequence TTGGGTTTCTTCGAATCGTTCGTAGCCCTGCGGTTGCTCAAGGGGGTCAAGCGCCAAAAAGGCTTTCTCTCCCTATCCACCTTTATTTCGATGGCCGGGGTGATGGTGGGGGTCATGGCCCTCATCGTGGTCATCGGGGTGATGACCGGGTACACCCAGGAAATGGAGAAGAAGATCCTGGGCATTAACGCGCACATCGTTCTCTTGAAAAAGGGTTCCCTCTTTACCGACTACAAGCAGGTGGTTCAAAAAGTAGAGGCTCTACCCGGGGTCAGCGCGGCCCATCCATTCATATATACCCAGGTAATGGTATCTTCAGGGGAAGGCCTCTCCGGTGGAGTACTGCGAGGCATCGATCCGGACCTGCTCACCGCCGGAGGCCCAAAAGGTCTGAGGCTCCAAGCAGGGCACTGGAAGGATCTGACCGCCGATATACCGGGGGAATCGCCGGTCACAGCCATCGGCAATGAGATGGCCCAGACGCTCAACCTCAAAGTGGGCAGCTACCTGAACGTCATCTCCCCCTTGGGAAGCCGCACGGCTGCGGGCCGCCAGCCCAGCATGAAATCATTCCGGGTTGGCGCCATTTTCCATACAGGTATGTATGAATTTGATTCGGGGCTCATGTTTCTCAGCATTCCTCGGGTACAGGAGTTTTTAGGGCTGGGCAACCAGATTACGGGGTTGGAAGTTCAGGTAAAGGATATCTATGCCGTCGGCCAAGTGGCGCGCGTCATTGATGAGAAACTTGGCGCGCCCTTTTACACGAAAGACTGGCAAACCATGCACGGGCCGCTGTTTGCGGCTTTAAAAATGCAAAAAATCACCATGTTTATTATATTGACCTTGATCATCATGGTGGCAGCCTTCGGCATCGCCAGCACCCTCTTTATGATGGTGATGAAAAAAACCAAGGATATCGCGATCCTCAAATCCATGGGGGCCACCAGCCGAAGCATTATAGAAATCTTTGTCTTGAATGGCTTGTTTATCGGAGCAGTGGGGACCTCCTTGGGGGTCTTGTCAGGATTGACCCTGTGCGAAGTATTGCAGAAATATCAATTCATCAAAATACCAAAAGATATCTATTACCTGGACACCTTGCCGGTCCAGATTCAGGCCATGGACCTCTTGGCCATCATCATTGCAGCTTTAGCCATCACCCTCATTGCTTCACTTTACCCTTCCTGGCAGGCAGCCCGTCTGAATCCAGTTGAGGGCATCCGCTATGAATAA
- the lysS gene encoding lysine--tRNA ligase translates to MAQSDQIRTQRLQKIDDLRAQGIDPFYNRFVPTHTIAQVIEEFGALDGPGLEALDQRFSVAGRLMLLREFGKASFCHIQDGTSRIQAYVQKQVLGADEFALFKRLDLGDIVGFEGTLFRTKTGELTLAVSKFVLLTKALLPLPEKYHGLTDVETRYRQRYLDLMVNPQVREVFIRRAAIISLMRQFFQNRGYLEVETPMMQPIPGGATARPFVTHHQALDMTLYLRIAPELYLKRLVIGGFDRVFEINRNFRNEGLSIQHNPEFTMLEFYQAYATYEDLMALTEELIAQVAQEVLGSTRLIYQGVEIDLTPPWTRLDLRESLTRIGGIPAEVVRDREALVNLAKEEGVTLRPGEGYGRALTKLFDLKVEARLQQPTFILGYPRETSPLSRCSDVDAEVVDRFELFIAGRELANAFSELNDPVDQRSRFEAQLDAHAAGDEEMPHALDEDYVIALEQGMPPTAGEGIGIDRLVMLLTDSASIRDVILFPLLRPER, encoded by the coding sequence ATGGCACAATCCGACCAGATTCGCACCCAGCGCTTGCAAAAGATCGATGACTTGAGGGCGCAGGGCATTGATCCATTTTATAATCGCTTCGTTCCCACCCATACCATCGCCCAGGTCATAGAGGAGTTCGGCGCTTTGGACGGCCCCGGGCTTGAGGCCCTGGACCAGAGGTTCAGCGTGGCGGGCCGCCTCATGCTGCTCCGGGAGTTCGGCAAGGCCAGCTTCTGCCACATCCAGGACGGCACCAGCCGCATCCAGGCTTACGTGCAGAAACAGGTGTTGGGGGCGGATGAGTTCGCTCTCTTTAAACGCCTGGACCTGGGAGACATCGTGGGCTTCGAGGGCACGCTCTTCCGCACCAAAACCGGGGAACTCACCCTGGCGGTGTCCAAATTCGTCCTGCTCACCAAGGCCCTATTACCCTTGCCGGAAAAATACCACGGCCTCACCGATGTCGAGACCAGGTATCGCCAGCGCTACCTGGACCTGATGGTCAACCCCCAGGTCCGGGAGGTGTTCATCAGGCGCGCCGCGATTATCAGTTTAATGCGGCAATTCTTCCAGAACCGGGGCTACCTGGAAGTGGAAACCCCCATGATGCAGCCCATTCCCGGGGGCGCCACGGCCCGGCCTTTTGTCACCCATCATCAGGCCCTGGACATGACCCTTTATCTGAGGATCGCGCCGGAGCTCTACCTGAAGCGCCTGGTGATCGGCGGGTTCGACCGGGTCTTCGAGATCAACCGGAATTTCCGTAACGAAGGTCTGTCCATCCAGCACAATCCCGAATTCACCATGCTGGAGTTTTACCAGGCCTATGCTACCTATGAAGACCTTATGGCCCTTACCGAAGAGCTGATCGCCCAGGTGGCCCAAGAGGTCCTGGGAAGCACGCGGCTGATCTACCAGGGGGTCGAGATTGACCTTACCCCTCCCTGGACCCGACTGGATCTGAGGGAGTCCCTGACTCGGATCGGAGGCATCCCCGCGGAGGTAGTACGGGACCGGGAGGCCCTGGTGAATCTGGCCAAAGAGGAAGGCGTCACTCTGCGTCCGGGCGAGGGCTACGGCCGCGCCCTGACAAAACTCTTCGACCTCAAGGTGGAAGCCCGCCTGCAGCAGCCTACTTTTATCCTGGGTTATCCCCGGGAGACCTCTCCTCTGTCCCGGTGCAGCGACGTGGATGCTGAGGTGGTGGACCGCTTCGAGCTGTTCATTGCCGGGCGGGAACTGGCCAATGCCTTCTCCGAGCTCAACGATCCGGTGGACCAGCGGAGCCGCTTCGAGGCGCAACTGGACGCCCATGCCGCGGGCGATGAAGAGATGCCCCACGCCCTGGACGAGGATTACGTCATCGCGCTGGAGCAGGGCATGCCGCCTACCGCCGGCGAGGGGATCGGCATCGACCGGCTGGTGATGCTCCTCACCGATTCGGCTTCCATCCGGGACGTCATTTTGTTTCCGCTCCTCAGACCGGAGAGGTAA
- a CDS encoding secondary thiamine-phosphate synthase enzyme YjbQ: MFAIDAFTLTVNTTAGTDILDLTDIVTGRVQETGVIEGLLTLFISGSTAALSTIEFESGVVNDLRAAIQRLFPLDIAYEHDRRWGDGNGYAHVRAAFLKPSLSIPIAEGSLLLGTWQQIVLLDFDNRPRQRHIQGQVMGLHRNHG; this comes from the coding sequence ATGTTTGCGATAGACGCGTTCACTCTTACAGTCAACACCACCGCTGGGACCGACATTCTGGATCTTACCGACATCGTGACGGGCCGGGTTCAGGAAACCGGGGTGATCGAGGGCTTGCTCACCCTCTTCATCTCAGGGTCCACCGCGGCTTTGAGCACCATCGAATTCGAGTCCGGCGTGGTCAACGATTTGCGGGCCGCCATCCAGCGCCTCTTCCCCCTAGATATCGCTTACGAGCATGATCGCCGCTGGGGCGACGGTAACGGCTACGCCCACGTCCGCGCCGCTTTTCTCAAGCCATCGCTAAGCATCCCCATTGCCGAGGGCAGCCTGCTCCTGGGCACCTGGCAGCAAATCGTCTTACTGGACTTCGACAACCGGCCCCGGCAGCGCCACATCCAGGGCCAGGTGATGGGACTCCACCGCAACCACGGATAA